Proteins encoded together in one Micromonospora auratinigra window:
- a CDS encoding DUF397 domain-containing protein: protein MGQHPKGDFDLSRAVWQRAEGDTSDSAVEVAFVDDLIGMRNSAEPDGPVLVFTQAEWDAFVAGAQDGEFDLD from the coding sequence ATGGGTCAGCATCCCAAGGGCGACTTCGACCTCTCCCGGGCCGTCTGGCAGCGGGCCGAGGGGGACACCTCCGACAGCGCGGTCGAGGTGGCCTTCGTCGACGACCTGATCGGGATGCGCAACTCGGCCGAGCCGGACGGCCCGGTGCTGGTCTTCACCCAGGCCGAGTGGGACGCCTTCGTCGCCGGCGCCCAGGACGGCGAGTTCGACCTGGACTGA
- a CDS encoding cytochrome P450: MSAIPTDRSPESTLAFLRSGYRFVGDRCDRLGSDVFQTRLLLEPTICLRGRAAAELFYDPERFVRRGAMPMRGQRTLTGVGGVQGLDGEAHRARKAAFMSIMTPAGIRHLGQLFDDEWRARIPLWGERGPVALYEEVGRILTRAVCAWAGVPLAESEVARRTAELHAMIEGPAALGPRYWRGVLARRRAEHWIGDLVDRVRGGGLPAPAGSALRVFAEYRDERGRLLPRRIAAVDLLNVLRPTVAIDRFVVFAALALHDHPGWQDRIRGDDTATEAFVQEVRRYYPFFPVAAARVRRSFEWQGHPFPQGRRVLLGLYATDHHPELWPEPERFRPERFAGWPGDPYTFVPQGGGDHWTGHRCAGEWVTIELMKRAVGTLTGAMSYRVPPQNLALDLGRMPALPPSGFLVDAVRRTG; encoded by the coding sequence ATGAGCGCCATTCCCACCGACCGCAGCCCGGAGAGCACGCTGGCGTTCCTCCGCTCGGGCTACCGGTTCGTCGGCGACCGCTGTGACCGGCTGGGCAGTGACGTCTTCCAGACCCGACTGCTGCTGGAGCCGACCATCTGCCTGCGCGGGCGGGCCGCCGCCGAGCTCTTCTACGATCCGGAGCGGTTCGTCCGCCGGGGTGCCATGCCGATGCGGGGGCAGCGCACCCTGACCGGGGTGGGTGGCGTGCAGGGCCTCGACGGCGAGGCGCACCGGGCCCGCAAGGCCGCCTTCATGTCGATCATGACGCCGGCCGGGATCCGCCACCTCGGGCAGCTCTTCGACGACGAGTGGCGGGCCCGGATCCCGCTCTGGGGCGAGCGCGGCCCGGTGGCGCTCTACGAGGAGGTGGGGCGGATCCTGACCCGGGCCGTCTGCGCCTGGGCGGGGGTGCCGCTGGCCGAGTCGGAGGTGGCCCGGCGTACCGCCGAGCTGCACGCGATGATCGAGGGCCCGGCGGCGCTGGGGCCCCGGTACTGGCGGGGCGTGCTGGCCCGCCGCCGGGCCGAGCACTGGATCGGTGACCTCGTCGACCGGGTCCGCGGCGGTGGCCTGCCCGCCCCGGCGGGCAGCGCGCTGCGGGTGTTCGCCGAGTACCGCGACGAGCGGGGGCGGCTGCTGCCCCGCCGGATCGCCGCCGTGGACCTGCTGAACGTGCTGCGCCCCACCGTGGCGATCGACCGGTTCGTGGTCTTCGCCGCGCTGGCCCTGCACGACCACCCGGGCTGGCAGGACCGGATCCGCGGCGACGACACCGCCACCGAGGCCTTCGTGCAGGAGGTACGCCGCTACTACCCGTTCTTCCCGGTGGCCGCGGCCCGGGTCCGGCGCTCCTTCGAGTGGCAGGGCCACCCCTTCCCGCAGGGCAGGCGGGTGCTGCTCGGCCTCTACGCCACCGACCACCACCCGGAGCTGTGGCCCGAGCCGGAGCGGTTCCGGCCGGAACGCTTCGCCGGCTGGCCGGGTGACCCGTACACCTTCGTGCCGCAGGGCGGCGGCGACCACTGGACCGGTCACCGGTGCGCCGGCGAGTGGGTCACCATCGAGCTGATGAAGCGGGCCGTCGGCACCCTGACCGGCGCGATGAGCTACCGGGTGCCGCCGCAGAACCTGGCGCTCGACCTGGGCCGGATGCCGGCCCTGCCGCCCAGCGGCTTCCTGGTCGACGCGGTCCGCCGCACCGGCTGA
- a CDS encoding HPP family protein has protein sequence MPAEIDDPPSRPVVRAFGGSAIAVVVAGTVALLTGQLWLFPSLGPAIMSHVEQPGKPESSPRNTVIGHLVALLAGYAMLVVTGLARHRSVLDEGVTPARIVAAAGSLAVTAAVLVLLRAAHPPAGASTLIVSLGLLHTPTQLVIAFGAVLLVTAVDLLFNRATGRQMPLWSAPERR, from the coding sequence ATGCCCGCCGAGATCGATGACCCGCCGTCCCGGCCTGTCGTCCGGGCCTTCGGCGGCAGCGCGATCGCCGTGGTGGTGGCCGGCACGGTCGCCCTGCTGACCGGGCAGCTGTGGCTGTTCCCCAGCCTCGGGCCGGCGATCATGTCGCACGTCGAGCAGCCCGGCAAACCGGAGTCCTCGCCCCGCAACACCGTCATCGGGCACCTGGTGGCGCTGCTCGCCGGGTACGCGATGCTGGTGGTCACCGGGCTAGCCCGGCACCGCTCCGTACTCGACGAGGGGGTGACCCCGGCCCGGATCGTGGCCGCCGCCGGCTCGCTCGCCGTCACCGCCGCGGTGCTGGTGCTGCTGAGGGCCGCGCACCCGCCGGCCGGGGCCAGCACACTGATCGTGAGCCTGGGGCTGCTGCACACTCCGACCCAGCTGGTGATCGCGTTCGGCGCGGTGCTGCTGGTGACGGCGGTGGACCTGCTCTTCAACCGGGCCACCGGCCGGCAGATGCCGCTGTGGTCGGCCCCGGAGCGGCGGTGA
- a CDS encoding DUF3618 domain-containing protein — MSTDPDQIRRDIEATRNNLSSDVDALAYKVSPSRIVDDRKQRVRSALTNVKDKVMGSASDLGHSTGQHAHSVGDHASSAASTVSDKAHAAASTVSDAAQRAPQVLREKSEGNPIAAGVIAFGVGMLVSSLIPATRREQQVAAQVKEKASEHSGVVKEKLGEVAGELKEELRGPAQQAAQSVKSTAQDAAQTVKEDSRSAAHDVRDTAQQSREQASY, encoded by the coding sequence ATGAGCACCGATCCCGACCAGATCCGCCGGGACATCGAAGCCACTCGCAACAACCTGAGCTCGGACGTGGACGCCCTGGCGTACAAGGTCAGCCCGAGCCGCATCGTCGACGACCGCAAGCAGCGCGTACGCAGCGCGCTGACCAACGTGAAGGACAAGGTGATGGGAAGCGCTTCGGATCTCGGCCACAGCACCGGCCAGCACGCGCACTCGGTGGGCGACCACGCCTCCTCGGCGGCGTCCACCGTCAGCGACAAGGCGCACGCCGCCGCCTCCACGGTCAGCGACGCCGCCCAGCGGGCCCCGCAGGTGCTGCGGGAGAAGTCCGAGGGCAACCCGATCGCCGCCGGCGTGATCGCCTTCGGCGTCGGCATGCTGGTCTCCTCGCTGATCCCGGCCACCCGGCGCGAGCAGCAGGTCGCCGCGCAGGTCAAGGAGAAGGCCAGCGAGCACAGCGGGGTGGTGAAGGAGAAGCTCGGCGAGGTCGCCGGTGAGCTGAAGGAGGAGCTGCGCGGGCCGGCCCAGCAGGCCGCCCAGTCGGTGAAGTCGACCGCGCAGGACGCCGCCCAGACGGTCAAGGAGGACAGCCGCTCGGCCGCGCACGACGTGCGCGACACCGCGCAGCAGTCGCGCGAACAGGCGTCGTACTGA
- a CDS encoding phage holin family protein, whose protein sequence is MSMPTQGPGLDPGYQAAGAPHSAEEVRGSSIGELMRQVTTDLSTLMRQEVELAKAEIRQEGKKAGKAAGFFGGAGFGGYMVALFLSIAVWQFLDNVMDSGLAALIVAVVWAAVAAVLYSMGKKNAERIRGLKQTNDSVQRIPDALKPHPEGVTR, encoded by the coding sequence ATGAGCATGCCGACGCAGGGACCCGGCCTGGACCCCGGTTACCAGGCCGCCGGTGCTCCGCACAGCGCGGAGGAGGTGCGGGGCAGCTCCATCGGTGAGCTGATGCGTCAGGTCACCACCGACCTCTCGACCCTGATGCGGCAGGAGGTGGAGCTGGCCAAGGCGGAGATCCGTCAGGAGGGCAAGAAGGCGGGCAAGGCCGCCGGTTTCTTCGGTGGCGCCGGTTTCGGCGGCTACATGGTGGCGCTCTTCCTCTCCATCGCGGTGTGGCAGTTCCTCGACAACGTCATGGACTCGGGCCTGGCCGCCCTGATCGTGGCCGTCGTCTGGGCCGCCGTCGCCGCCGTCCTCTACTCGATGGGCAAGAAGAACGCCGAGCGCATCCGTGGCCTGAAGCAGACCAACGACAGCGTGCAGCGCATCCCCGACGCGCTCAAGCCGCACCCGGAGGGAGTCACCCGATGA
- a CDS encoding DUF4383 domain-containing protein, with product MARDVRGRPQAGPRPAVQKAALAVAAVFVLIGVLGFVPGFTTHYGDLAFAGHHSGAKLIGLFQVSVLHNLLHLLFGLTGLVLARRVGGARLFLAGGGAAYLALWLYGFAIDRESAANFVPVNDADNWLHLFLGFGMLALGLLLSNDRGTGGRLDIPIDRP from the coding sequence ATGGCACGGGACGTGCGCGGACGCCCCCAGGCCGGGCCCCGGCCGGCGGTCCAGAAGGCCGCCCTCGCGGTGGCCGCCGTCTTCGTGCTGATCGGTGTGCTCGGGTTCGTCCCCGGCTTCACCACCCACTACGGCGACCTGGCCTTCGCCGGTCACCACTCCGGCGCGAAGCTCATCGGCCTGTTCCAGGTGTCGGTCCTGCACAACCTGCTGCACCTGCTCTTCGGCCTGACCGGGCTGGTGCTGGCCCGGCGGGTCGGCGGGGCGCGGCTCTTCCTGGCCGGCGGCGGTGCCGCCTACCTGGCGCTCTGGCTCTACGGCTTCGCCATCGACCGGGAGAGCGCGGCGAACTTCGTGCCGGTCAACGACGCCGACAACTGGCTGCACCTCTTCCTCGGCTTCGGCATGCTGGCCCTGGGCCTGCTGCTCTCCAACGACCGGGGCACCGGCGGCCGGCTGGACATCCCGATCGACCGGCCCTGA
- a CDS encoding DUF6766 family protein, with translation MPRWIRGNALTVAMFGAFLIFLVLQSVFGWQVHNEELTQYGATPLSWWAYLGTGHFAEAVFENWESEFLQMGGYVLLTAYLVQKGSAESKPEGQTDRPDDDPRRATPASPWPVRVGGLPLAIYRNSLSIALLLIFAGSFLGHLLGGVVEYNQEQALQSGAAPISAWQFLGTSDFWFQSMQNWQSEFLAVGVLILLSIVLRQHASPESKPVTAAHAETGA, from the coding sequence ATGCCGCGGTGGATACGGGGGAACGCGCTCACGGTCGCCATGTTCGGCGCGTTCCTGATCTTCCTGGTGTTGCAGAGCGTGTTCGGTTGGCAGGTGCACAACGAGGAGCTGACCCAGTACGGCGCGACCCCGCTGAGCTGGTGGGCGTACCTCGGCACCGGGCACTTCGCCGAGGCGGTCTTCGAGAACTGGGAGTCGGAGTTCCTCCAGATGGGCGGCTACGTGCTGCTCACCGCGTACCTGGTGCAGAAGGGGTCGGCCGAGTCGAAGCCCGAGGGGCAGACCGACCGGCCCGACGACGACCCGCGCCGGGCCACCCCGGCGTCCCCCTGGCCGGTCCGGGTCGGCGGCCTGCCGCTGGCGATCTACCGCAACAGTCTCTCCATCGCGCTGCTGCTGATCTTCGCGGGCTCGTTCCTCGGCCACCTGCTCGGCGGCGTGGTCGAGTACAACCAGGAGCAGGCGTTGCAGAGCGGCGCCGCCCCGATCAGCGCCTGGCAGTTCCTCGGCACCAGTGACTTCTGGTTCCAGTCGATGCAGAACTGGCAGAGCGAGTTCCTCGCCGTGGGCGTGCTGATCCTGCTCAGCATCGTGCTGCGCCAGCACGCCAGCCCGGAGTCGAAGCCGGTCACCGCCGCGCACGCCGAGACCGGCGCCTGA
- a CDS encoding GNAT family N-acetyltransferase encodes MLIEARPVTDPEVAVLVTAQQRELRAADGGLDGQVTVTHDDIRYLVVVDAGRVIACGGIQALSADTGELKRMYVRPAHRGRGVARQLLAALEELAFRQGHTTLCLETGSYLPAAIGLYRSCGYRPIPVYGEYVDNPYSVCFAKRLPVAA; translated from the coding sequence ATGCTGATCGAAGCGCGTCCCGTCACCGATCCCGAGGTCGCCGTCCTGGTCACGGCCCAGCAGCGGGAGCTGCGCGCGGCCGACGGAGGACTGGACGGCCAGGTCACCGTCACCCACGACGACATCCGCTACCTGGTCGTGGTGGACGCCGGGCGGGTGATCGCCTGCGGTGGGATCCAGGCGCTCTCCGCCGACACCGGCGAGCTGAAGCGGATGTACGTGCGCCCGGCGCACCGGGGTCGGGGAGTGGCCCGGCAGTTGCTGGCCGCCCTGGAGGAGTTGGCCTTCCGGCAGGGGCACACCACGCTCTGCCTGGAGACCGGCAGCTACCTGCCGGCCGCGATCGGCCTGTACCGCTCCTGCGGCTACCGGCCGATCCCGGTGTACGGCGAGTACGTGGACAACCCGTACAGCGTCTGTTTCGCCAAGCGGCTCCCGGTCGCCGCCTGA
- the obgE gene encoding GTPase ObgE produces the protein MTTFVDRVVLHLQAGDGGHGCVSIHREKFKPFGGPDGGNGGHGGSVSLVVDPQVTTLLDFHYRPHQKADNGKGGAGSNRDGANGRDLVIKVPNGTVVQTPSGEVLADLVGVGTTFEAARGGRGGRGNAALANSRRKAPGFAELGEPGDRLDVVLELKSVADVGLVGFPSAGKSSLISVISAAKPKIADYPFTTLVPNLGVVRVDNHTFTVADVPGLIPGAARGKGLGLEFLRHIERCAVLVHVVDTATLEPGRDPLADIDTLEAELAEYGGLTDRPRLVALNKIDVPDGRDLAEIVRADLQERGFRVFEVSTATREGLKELTYAMAELVEQARAAVPPAEPTRIVLRPKAVDDAGFTITAEEDGSFTVRGGRPERWVKQTNFDNDEAVGFLADRLARLGVEEKLAKAGAQAGDLVRIGDREFDWQPTLYAGADFVPGNRGTDVRLEEKSSRANAAERLAARKARRRRPEDELESGVADEADIEADDDEDWD, from the coding sequence GTGACGACGTTCGTTGACCGGGTCGTCCTGCATCTGCAGGCCGGCGACGGCGGGCACGGCTGTGTCTCGATCCACCGGGAGAAGTTCAAGCCCTTCGGTGGACCGGACGGCGGCAACGGCGGGCACGGCGGCAGCGTGTCGCTGGTCGTCGACCCGCAGGTGACCACGCTGCTCGACTTCCACTACCGGCCGCACCAGAAGGCCGACAACGGCAAGGGCGGGGCCGGCTCGAACCGGGACGGCGCCAACGGCCGCGACCTGGTGATCAAGGTGCCGAACGGCACCGTGGTGCAGACCCCGTCGGGCGAGGTGCTGGCCGACCTGGTCGGCGTGGGCACCACCTTCGAGGCGGCCCGGGGCGGTCGGGGTGGCCGCGGCAACGCCGCGCTGGCCAACTCCCGGCGCAAGGCCCCCGGCTTCGCGGAGCTGGGCGAGCCCGGGGACCGGCTGGACGTCGTGCTGGAGCTGAAGAGCGTCGCCGACGTCGGCCTGGTCGGCTTCCCGTCCGCCGGCAAGTCGTCGCTGATCTCGGTGATCTCCGCGGCCAAGCCGAAGATCGCCGACTACCCGTTCACCACCCTGGTGCCGAACCTGGGCGTGGTCCGGGTGGACAACCACACCTTCACGGTCGCCGACGTGCCGGGCCTGATCCCGGGCGCGGCCCGGGGCAAGGGCCTGGGCCTGGAGTTCCTCCGGCACATCGAGCGCTGCGCCGTGCTGGTGCACGTGGTCGACACCGCCACCCTGGAGCCGGGGCGCGACCCGCTGGCCGACATCGACACCCTCGAGGCCGAGCTGGCCGAGTACGGCGGTCTCACCGACCGGCCCCGGCTGGTCGCGCTGAACAAGATCGACGTGCCGGACGGGCGCGACCTCGCCGAGATCGTCCGGGCCGACCTCCAGGAGCGCGGGTTCCGCGTGTTCGAGGTCTCCACCGCCACCCGCGAAGGGCTCAAGGAGCTCACGTACGCGATGGCCGAGCTGGTCGAGCAGGCCCGCGCGGCGGTGCCGCCGGCCGAGCCGACCCGGATCGTGCTGCGTCCGAAGGCGGTCGACGACGCCGGCTTCACCATCACGGCCGAGGAGGACGGTTCGTTCACCGTCCGGGGCGGCCGGCCGGAGCGCTGGGTCAAGCAGACGAACTTCGACAACGACGAGGCGGTGGGCTTCCTGGCCGACCGGCTGGCCCGCCTCGGCGTCGAGGAGAAGCTGGCCAAGGCCGGCGCCCAGGCCGGTGACCTGGTCCGCATCGGCGACCGGGAGTTCGACTGGCAGCCCACCCTGTACGCCGGGGCGGACTTCGTGCCCGGCAACCGGGGCACCGACGTCCGGCTGGAGGAGAAGTCGAGCCGGGCCAACGCGGCCGAGCGGCTGGCCGCCCGCAAGGCGCGCCGGCGGCGTCCGGAGGACGAGCTGGAGTCCGGCGTGGCCGACGAGGCCGACATCGAGGCCGACGACGACGAGGACTGGGACTAG
- the rpmA gene encoding 50S ribosomal protein L27, whose translation MAHKKGASSSRNGRDSAAQRLGVKRFGGQVVSAGEILIRQRGTKFHPGDLVGRGGDDTLFALSAGSVQFGTKRGRKTVSIVPQQ comes from the coding sequence ATGGCTCACAAAAAGGGTGCGTCCAGCTCGCGTAACGGTCGCGATTCCGCGGCCCAGCGGCTCGGCGTGAAGCGCTTCGGTGGTCAGGTCGTCAGCGCGGGTGAGATCCTCATCCGTCAGCGTGGCACCAAGTTCCACCCCGGTGACCTGGTCGGCCGTGGCGGCGACGACACGCTGTTCGCGCTGTCGGCCGGTTCGGTGCAGTTCGGCACCAAGCGCGGTCGCAAGACCGTCAGCATCGTGCCGCAGCAGTAG
- the rplU gene encoding 50S ribosomal protein L21, which produces MYAIVKTGGKQYKVAEGDVIEVEKLTGAPGDAVKLTAVLLVDGDDLVTDAAKLAKVAVSGEIAAHTKGPKIRIHKFKNKTGYHKRQGHRQPLTQIKVTGISNSGK; this is translated from the coding sequence ATGTACGCGATCGTCAAGACCGGCGGCAAGCAGTACAAGGTCGCCGAGGGCGACGTGATCGAGGTCGAGAAGCTCACCGGTGCCCCCGGTGACGCGGTGAAGCTCACCGCGGTGCTCCTCGTCGACGGTGACGACCTGGTGACCGACGCGGCGAAGCTTGCCAAGGTCGCGGTGTCCGGCGAGATCGCCGCGCACACCAAGGGCCCGAAGATCCGGATCCACAAGTTCAAGAACAAGACCGGCTACCACAAGCGTCAGGGTCACCGTCAGCCGCTGACCCAGATCAAGGTGACCGGCATCTCCAACAGCGGGAAGTAG
- a CDS encoding Rne/Rng family ribonuclease, with amino-acid sequence MLENEPEGGERTGSEPAETTATSSAESTSEVTKPVRKRTSRRKVAPLNQPEQTDAPVEASTDAGTLSGESPQAEVFAPIAGELETPPKTTRRRRKATPAKAVEEPVVADAVAAASEEVVPPVKVTRTRRRKATPPPAGTPAEESATATPAEVVTGPAVEPHAVAEPQADAEDAEPALPVDEAEEEDAVGADVVDEPTPADATRAGAPARSGDVAPGAAVPPPAAEPAEAATEPAPSRRRRAALSAPTVLFMAPQPEEMPTVRVSYPTAEEPAEEPTETGRRRRRARREVEPAEPVEPEVEAEEEPTAEAEEPAEAEEEDDEDTLAARRRRRRGRRGRGRGKGGAEEADDEEAEEAVAAGATEEEAEAEEPADEDEAEGDGMTRRRRRRRRRGAGDVESATEDGVPTVVKIREPRKPVDEVQGVSGSTRLEAKRQRRRDGREQRRTRPPILSESEFLARREAVDRVMAVRQRGDRTQIAVLEDGVLVEHYVTRNSSGTMAGNVYLGKVQNVLPSMEAAFVDIGRGRNAVLYAGEVNWDTSGLEGRARSIEQALRSGDSVLVQVTKDPIGHKGARLTSHVALSGRHLVYVPNGNASGISRKLPDIERKRLRDILKKLVPDGAGVIVRTAAEGASEDELARDVKRLQAQWEDIQAKAAEGGAPVLLYEEPDLVIRVVRDLFNEDFRELVIEGEQSYDMVESYLSHVSPDLVARLRRHAGTSDVFAEYRIDEQILKGLDRKVFLPSGGSLVIDRTEAMTVIDVNTGKYTGSGGNLEETVTRNNLEAAEEIVRQLRLRDLGGIVVIDFIDMVLESNRELVLRRLTECLGRDRTKHQVTEITSLGLVQMTRKRVGAGLLESFSETCECCKGRGLIIHTEPVPEKPRSGGGAGEKVKAVASAVTTPATEEKGRRRGRKAAPEKPAAEVAEQPAAEAAAERSVAEVVDDDYYDTQGYDLSRFETGTPAAPAVADAQQGDSARLAAADDPDAIGDGEGDDEGAEGGTGRRRSRRGGARRRTRP; translated from the coding sequence ATGCTCGAGAACGAGCCCGAGGGCGGCGAACGGACCGGTTCGGAACCGGCCGAGACCACCGCCACCAGCAGCGCCGAGAGCACGTCCGAGGTGACGAAGCCGGTCCGCAAGCGGACCAGCCGTCGCAAGGTCGCCCCGCTCAACCAGCCGGAGCAGACCGACGCGCCGGTCGAGGCGTCCACCGACGCGGGCACGCTCAGTGGCGAGTCGCCGCAGGCCGAGGTGTTCGCCCCGATCGCCGGTGAGCTGGAGACCCCGCCGAAGACCACCCGGCGGCGGCGCAAGGCGACCCCCGCCAAGGCGGTCGAGGAGCCGGTGGTCGCGGACGCCGTGGCGGCCGCTTCCGAGGAGGTCGTGCCGCCCGTCAAGGTGACCCGCACCCGTCGGCGCAAGGCCACCCCGCCGCCCGCCGGGACCCCGGCCGAGGAGTCGGCCACCGCAACGCCGGCCGAGGTCGTCACCGGGCCGGCCGTCGAGCCGCACGCCGTGGCCGAGCCGCAGGCGGACGCCGAGGACGCCGAGCCGGCGCTCCCGGTCGACGAGGCCGAGGAGGAGGACGCCGTCGGCGCGGACGTCGTGGACGAGCCGACCCCGGCCGACGCGACGCGGGCCGGCGCGCCGGCCCGCAGCGGCGACGTCGCGCCGGGAGCCGCCGTGCCGCCGCCCGCCGCGGAGCCGGCCGAGGCGGCCACCGAGCCCGCCCCGAGCCGACGCCGGCGGGCCGCGCTCTCCGCGCCGACCGTCCTGTTCATGGCGCCGCAGCCCGAGGAGATGCCGACCGTCCGGGTCAGCTACCCGACGGCGGAGGAGCCGGCCGAGGAGCCGACGGAGACCGGCCGGCGGCGGCGCCGGGCCCGGCGTGAGGTCGAGCCGGCCGAGCCGGTGGAGCCCGAGGTCGAGGCCGAGGAGGAGCCGACCGCCGAGGCCGAGGAGCCCGCGGAGGCCGAGGAGGAGGACGACGAGGACACCCTCGCCGCCCGCCGCCGTCGCCGGCGGGGCCGCCGCGGCCGGGGCCGGGGCAAGGGCGGTGCCGAGGAGGCCGACGACGAGGAGGCCGAGGAGGCCGTCGCGGCCGGTGCCACCGAGGAGGAGGCCGAGGCCGAGGAGCCCGCGGACGAGGACGAGGCCGAGGGCGACGGGATGACCCGCCGTCGTCGCCGTCGTCGCCGCCGGGGCGCGGGCGACGTCGAGTCCGCCACCGAGGACGGGGTGCCCACGGTCGTCAAGATCCGGGAGCCCCGCAAGCCGGTCGACGAGGTGCAGGGCGTCTCCGGTTCGACCCGGCTGGAGGCCAAGCGGCAGCGCCGCCGGGACGGTCGCGAGCAGCGGCGTACCCGGCCGCCGATCCTGAGCGAGTCGGAGTTCCTGGCCCGCCGCGAGGCGGTCGACCGGGTGATGGCGGTCCGCCAGCGCGGCGACCGGACCCAGATCGCCGTGCTCGAGGACGGCGTGCTGGTCGAGCACTACGTGACCCGCAACTCGTCCGGCACCATGGCCGGCAACGTCTACCTGGGCAAGGTGCAGAACGTGCTGCCCAGCATGGAGGCGGCCTTCGTCGACATCGGGCGCGGCCGCAACGCCGTGCTCTACGCCGGCGAGGTGAACTGGGACACCAGCGGCCTGGAGGGCCGGGCCCGCTCGATCGAGCAGGCGCTGCGCTCCGGCGACTCGGTGCTGGTGCAGGTCACCAAGGACCCGATCGGGCACAAGGGCGCCCGGCTGACCAGCCACGTGGCGCTCTCCGGCCGGCACCTGGTGTACGTGCCGAACGGCAACGCCTCCGGCATCTCCCGCAAGCTGCCGGACATCGAGCGCAAGCGGCTGCGGGACATCCTCAAGAAGCTGGTGCCGGACGGCGCCGGGGTGATCGTCCGGACCGCCGCCGAGGGGGCCAGCGAGGACGAGCTGGCCCGGGACGTCAAGCGGCTCCAGGCGCAGTGGGAGGACATCCAGGCCAAGGCGGCCGAGGGTGGCGCCCCGGTGCTGCTCTACGAGGAGCCGGACCTGGTCATCCGGGTGGTCCGGGACCTGTTCAACGAGGATTTCCGCGAGCTGGTCATCGAGGGCGAGCAGTCGTACGACATGGTCGAGTCGTACCTGTCGCACGTCTCGCCGGACCTGGTCGCCCGGCTGCGCCGGCACGCCGGCACCTCCGACGTCTTCGCCGAGTACCGGATCGACGAGCAGATCCTCAAGGGGCTGGATCGCAAGGTCTTCCTGCCCTCCGGCGGCTCGCTGGTGATCGACCGCACCGAGGCGATGACCGTCATCGACGTGAACACCGGCAAGTACACCGGCTCCGGCGGCAACCTGGAGGAGACGGTCACCCGGAACAACCTGGAGGCGGCCGAGGAGATCGTGCGCCAGCTGCGGCTGCGCGACCTCGGCGGCATCGTGGTGATCGACTTCATCGACATGGTGCTGGAGTCGAACCGGGAGCTGGTGCTGCGCCGGCTCACCGAGTGCCTCGGCCGGGACCGCACCAAGCACCAGGTCACCGAGATCACCTCGCTGGGTCTGGTGCAGATGACCCGCAAGCGGGTCGGCGCGGGCCTGCTGGAGTCGTTCAGCGAGACCTGCGAGTGCTGCAAGGGCCGCGGCCTGATCATCCACACCGAGCCGGTGCCGGAGAAGCCGCGCTCCGGCGGCGGCGCGGGGGAGAAGGTCAAGGCGGTGGCCTCGGCCGTCACCACCCCGGCCACCGAGGAGAAGGGCCGGCGGCGGGGTCGCAAGGCCGCCCCGGAGAAGCCCGCCGCGGAGGTCGCCGAGCAGCCGGCCGCCGAGGCCGCCGCCGAGCGGTCGGTGGCCGAGGTGGTCGACGACGACTACTACGACACCCAGGGCTACGACCTGTCCCGGTTCGAGACCGGGACGCCGGCCGCTCCGGCGGTCGCCGACGCGCAGCAGGGCGACTCCGCCCGGCTGGCCGCGGCGGACGACCCGGACGCGATCGGCGACGGTGAGGGCGACGACGAGGGTGCCGAGGGCGGCACCGGGCGGCGGCGCTCCCGGCGGGGCGGCGCGCGGCGGCGTACCCGGCCGTGA
- a CDS encoding TIGR03936 family radical SAM-associated protein gives MRYAKRGPLRFTSHRDFARAFERALRRAGVPIAFSQGFTPHPKISYASAAPTGVASEAEYLEIGLREPVEPEQLRAALDAALSPGLDVLDAVEATGGSLADRIEASHWRIELPEVDPAVLARAVAAFTAATEVQVERMTKQGRRTFDARAAVISIDASAPGETPFGATAVPCAILELVVRQVTPSVRPDDVLSGLRVVADLEPPVSPRVIRLAQGTLTAQGEIVDPLDADRDGAAIGEH, from the coding sequence ATCCGGTACGCCAAGCGTGGACCCCTGCGGTTCACCTCGCACCGGGACTTCGCCCGGGCCTTCGAGCGCGCGCTGCGCCGGGCCGGCGTACCGATCGCCTTCTCCCAGGGCTTCACCCCGCACCCCAAGATCTCGTACGCCTCCGCCGCGCCGACCGGGGTCGCCAGCGAGGCCGAGTACCTGGAGATCGGCCTGCGCGAGCCGGTCGAGCCGGAGCAGCTGCGGGCCGCCCTGGACGCCGCTCTCTCACCCGGACTCGACGTGCTCGACGCGGTGGAGGCCACCGGGGGCAGCCTCGCCGACCGGATCGAGGCGTCGCACTGGCGGATCGAGCTGCCCGAGGTCGACCCGGCCGTGCTGGCCCGGGCGGTGGCCGCCTTCACCGCCGCCACGGAGGTCCAGGTGGAGCGGATGACCAAGCAGGGGCGACGCACCTTCGACGCCCGGGCGGCGGTCATCAGCATCGATGCGTCGGCGCCGGGCGAGACGCCTTTCGGGGCGACGGCCGTACCGTGTGCGATACTCGAACTGGTCGTGCGGCAGGTCACCCCGTCCGTGCGACCCGATGACGTCCTTTCCGGCCTCCGCGTGGTGGCCGACCTGGAGCCGCCGGTCTCCCCGAGGGTGATCCGGCTGGCGCAGGGCACGCTGACCGCGCAGGGCGAGATCGTCGATCCGTTGGATGCGGATCGCGACGGGGCAGCCATCGGAGAGCACTGA